In a single window of the Bacillus mycoides genome:
- a CDS encoding tripartite tricarboxylate transporter substrate binding protein: MKKRLLLCIWIMTGVIAGCSVEKTHTNKVNIEEVEIVAPNVQGAGWDLTARAMQKTLTEEKIFTKPITVTNKVGGSGDVGWKYTKQKGGHVLAINSSLLITNNLLGHSKLTYKDFTPLALLASDWEVVVVSKESNIENANELMEQLKQGKKNFKIGVAPGLGNDDHLSFVQVSKSFGINPAELQFFVYENKEKIINALTNKQINAATMTLSEAEKQYKVGKIKILAVSSEKRLDRLPEIPTWKEQGINVIFQHWKGIMGPKDMTEEEVAYWDGVIKRMVESDSWKGILRERGWESFYKGSGESRRFLEESSGWYGGMVGGAKVDK; this comes from the coding sequence ATGAAAAAACGATTATTACTATGTATATGGATCATGACAGGAGTAATAGCTGGTTGTTCTGTAGAAAAAACGCACACAAATAAAGTGAACATAGAAGAAGTAGAAATCGTTGCACCGAATGTTCAGGGAGCAGGGTGGGACTTAACAGCACGGGCGATGCAAAAAACGCTGACAGAAGAAAAAATCTTCACAAAACCAATCACTGTCACAAACAAAGTAGGTGGCAGCGGTGACGTCGGATGGAAATATACGAAACAAAAAGGCGGTCACGTACTGGCGATTAACTCAAGCTTACTCATAACGAACAACCTACTAGGCCACAGTAAACTAACATATAAAGACTTCACCCCGCTCGCGCTACTTGCATCAGATTGGGAAGTCGTTGTCGTATCAAAAGAATCAAACATAGAAAACGCAAACGAACTCATGGAACAACTAAAACAAGGCAAGAAAAACTTCAAAATCGGCGTTGCCCCCGGCCTAGGAAACGACGATCACCTATCCTTCGTACAAGTAAGCAAATCATTCGGCATAAACCCTGCCGAACTACAATTCTTCGTCTACGAAAACAAAGAAAAAATCATAAACGCCCTAACGAACAAACAAATAAACGCCGCAACCATGACCCTATCCGAAGCCGAAAAACAATACAAAGTCGGCAAAATAAAAATACTAGCCGTATCCTCAGAAAAACGTCTAGACCGACTACCAGAAATCCCAACGTGGAAAGAACAAGGAATCAACGTCATATTCCAGCACTGGAAAGGGATTATGGGCCCGAAAGATATGACAGAGGAAGAGGTTGCTTATTGGGATGGTGTTATTAAAAGAATGGTGGAGAGTGATAGTTGGAAGGGGATTTTGAGGGAGCGGGGTTGGGAGAGTTTTTATAAGGGGAGTGGGGAGAGTAGGAGGTTTTTGGAGGAGAGTAGTGGGTGGTATGGGGGGATGGTTGGTGGAGCTAAAGTTGATAAGTAA
- a CDS encoding response regulator, with amino-acid sequence MLKVAIAEDDFRVAQIQEEFLSKIKDVKVIGKALNAKETMELLQKEEIDLLLLDNYLPDGIGTDLLPKIHADFPNVDVIMVTAANENHMLEKAIRNGVSNYIIKPVTLEKFVRTIEDYKRKKQLLHSNNEVNQALIDNFFGTSQTQEIKNLPTGVDPLTLQKVKGIIKGFEEGITIEEMGEQMGASRTTARRYLEYLVATNECTVEYTYGIIGRPERKYRIGRGL; translated from the coding sequence ATGTTGAAGGTTGCAATTGCAGAAGATGATTTCCGCGTCGCGCAAATTCAAGAGGAGTTTTTATCAAAAATAAAGGACGTAAAAGTGATCGGAAAAGCATTGAACGCAAAAGAAACGATGGAACTACTACAAAAGGAAGAAATCGATTTACTTCTATTAGATAATTATTTACCAGATGGAATTGGTACAGACTTATTGCCGAAAATCCATGCTGACTTTCCAAACGTTGACGTCATTATGGTTACAGCGGCGAATGAAAACCATATGTTAGAAAAGGCAATTCGAAACGGTGTAAGCAACTACATTATCAAACCGGTCACGTTAGAAAAATTTGTTCGAACCATTGAAGACTATAAAAGAAAGAAACAATTATTACATAGTAACAATGAAGTGAATCAAGCACTAATCGATAACTTTTTCGGCACTTCGCAAACACAAGAAATAAAAAACTTACCGACAGGTGTTGATCCACTAACACTTCAAAAGGTGAAAGGGATTATAAAAGGATTCGAAGAGGGAATTACAATAGAAGAAATGGGAGAACAAATGGGGGCCTCCAGAACAACCGCAAGAAGATACTTAGAATACTTAGTAGCGACAAATGAATGCACAGTAGAATACACATACGGCATTATCGGACGACCAGAACGAAAATATCGAATAGGACGAGGACTATGA
- a CDS encoding ATP-binding protein yields the protein MKKSRKVSLQTKIVSLIITLILFVVLLLAGIFVYIQSVDTKRQVEQLALQTAKSLSFMPAIKDAFQYNEHKSTIQSIAEQVREQAGADYVIIEDRYGVMYSHSNSELIGTKSNNPYNYEALTFGGYYTLEGNGESGPALMAKAPIIVHNGDYDQVVGVVTVEFLIKGIESNILSRTKEIILFSLAVLLVGIVGGILLARSIRKDTLGLEPNEIAALYRERSAILLSIKEGIIAIDQNGFITMMNTSAEEMLHVSDDYMQQHISKVLSEFNMERVLENDQEIAFQDKVFILNMTPILENNSTVGVVCSFRDKTELQNLVNTISEVRKYSEDLRAQTHEFTNKLFVLSGLLQLGHYKEAIEFIQQESNIHQSQNHILFHQIHDAKVQAILLGKLGTASEKKIDFHIEGDSALHPLPDHIKVSHLITILGNIIDNAFDAVSERGEKNVSFFVTDIGHDIVFEVIDSGAGILAEKITNIFQKGFSTKGNDRGYGLANVKEMVDVLGGTIEIQNEKNGGAIFTIYLPKALKEST from the coding sequence ATGAAGAAATCACGTAAAGTGTCATTACAAACGAAAATAGTAAGCTTAATAATTACGTTAATTTTATTTGTCGTTCTTCTGTTAGCGGGAATATTTGTTTACATTCAGTCCGTTGATACGAAGCGCCAAGTAGAGCAGCTAGCACTGCAAACGGCTAAATCTTTGTCTTTTATGCCAGCTATAAAAGATGCTTTTCAATACAACGAGCATAAAAGTACTATTCAATCCATTGCGGAACAAGTTCGCGAGCAAGCTGGTGCAGATTATGTAATTATAGAAGATCGCTATGGGGTTATGTATTCCCATTCTAATTCTGAGTTGATTGGAACAAAAAGTAACAATCCATATAACTATGAAGCACTCACTTTTGGTGGCTATTATACACTCGAAGGAAATGGTGAAAGTGGTCCGGCTTTAATGGCGAAGGCACCCATTATTGTTCATAACGGAGACTACGATCAAGTAGTAGGCGTTGTGACAGTAGAGTTTTTAATAAAGGGTATTGAATCTAACATACTGAGCAGAACGAAAGAAATTATACTCTTTTCTTTAGCGGTGTTACTAGTTGGAATTGTTGGCGGCATTCTTCTAGCACGTAGCATTCGTAAAGATACACTCGGTTTAGAACCGAATGAAATTGCAGCGCTATACCGGGAACGAAGTGCGATACTACTATCTATAAAAGAAGGGATTATCGCCATTGATCAAAATGGTTTTATTACAATGATGAATACGTCGGCAGAAGAAATGTTGCATGTAAGTGATGACTATATGCAACAGCACATTTCAAAAGTTTTATCGGAATTTAATATGGAGAGAGTGCTAGAAAATGATCAAGAAATCGCGTTTCAAGATAAAGTGTTTATTTTAAACATGACGCCGATACTCGAAAATAACAGTACGGTAGGCGTTGTATGTAGTTTTAGAGATAAAACAGAACTGCAAAACCTTGTGAACACAATATCTGAAGTAAGAAAGTATTCCGAGGACTTACGCGCTCAAACACATGAATTTACAAATAAGCTGTTCGTCTTATCAGGATTACTTCAGTTAGGGCACTACAAAGAAGCAATTGAATTTATCCAACAAGAATCTAATATTCATCAAAGCCAAAACCATATTTTATTCCATCAAATTCATGATGCGAAAGTACAAGCTATTTTATTAGGGAAACTCGGAACGGCGTCTGAGAAGAAAATTGATTTTCATATTGAAGGAGATAGTGCGCTTCATCCGTTACCAGACCATATAAAAGTTTCGCATCTTATTACGATCCTTGGAAACATAATCGACAATGCATTTGACGCGGTGAGCGAAAGAGGGGAGAAGAATGTTTCATTTTTTGTTACGGATATTGGACACGACATTGTGTTTGAAGTGATAGATAGTGGAGCAGGGATACTGGCAGAAAAAATCACGAACATTTTTCAAAAAGGATTTTCAACGAAAGGGAATGATCGTGGTTACGGGCTAGCAAACGTGAAAGAAATGGTAGATGTACTAGGGGGAACAATTGAGATTCAAAACGAGAAAAATGGGGGAGCTATTTTTACAATTTACCTTCCGAAAGCATTGAAAGAAAGTACATGA
- a CDS encoding MFS transporter, which yields MAQVKSSRVAGNIFKGSVGNLIEWYDWYVYSAFAVYFSAEFFPKGDPTSQLLNTAAIFAVGFLMRPIGSLLMGRYADRHGRRAALTLSITVMAGGSLIIACTPSYESIGIMAPIILVLARLLQGLSLGGEYGTSATYLSEMASSGRRGFYSSFQYVTLVAGQMVALGVQIVLQQLLSEPDMKAWGWRIPFIIGAMGAVAVLWLRRTMDESEQFSKMESKNRESAGTVRALMKHPKAVLTVVGLTLGGTVAFYTYTTYLQKFMVNTVGLPKEVVSWINFAALLIFVVLQPIAGLLSDKIGRRPLLMAFGILGTLLTAPIFFFMEKTTEPIVAFLLMMVGLIIVTGYTSINAIVKAELFPTEIRALGVGLPYALTVAIFGGTAEFIALWLKSIGMESLFYFYVAGCIAISFITYWRMDESSKTSQIEAELNGGDKLANNKSS from the coding sequence ATGGCTCAAGTAAAATCAAGCCGAGTCGCCGGCAATATCTTCAAAGGTTCCGTCGGCAATTTAATTGAATGGTACGACTGGTACGTTTACTCTGCTTTTGCTGTTTATTTTTCAGCAGAGTTCTTTCCTAAAGGCGATCCAACGAGCCAATTACTGAACACAGCCGCTATTTTCGCAGTTGGATTTTTAATGCGCCCTATCGGAAGTTTATTAATGGGACGTTATGCAGATCGACACGGTCGCCGGGCAGCATTAACGCTTTCCATTACAGTTATGGCCGGTGGTTCTTTAATTATCGCCTGTACACCTAGTTACGAAAGCATCGGTATTATGGCGCCAATTATTTTAGTTCTCGCTCGTTTACTTCAAGGATTATCACTCGGCGGAGAGTATGGAACTTCCGCAACATATTTATCTGAAATGGCTAGCAGTGGTCGCCGTGGTTTTTATTCAAGTTTTCAATATGTAACGCTCGTTGCTGGACAGATGGTTGCGTTAGGTGTTCAAATTGTTCTTCAGCAATTACTAAGCGAACCAGATATGAAAGCTTGGGGATGGCGTATTCCATTCATTATTGGAGCAATGGGAGCAGTAGCTGTATTATGGCTTCGACGTACAATGGATGAATCAGAGCAATTCTCCAAAATGGAATCTAAAAACCGTGAAAGCGCAGGAACCGTTCGTGCTCTTATGAAACACCCGAAAGCAGTATTAACAGTAGTCGGCCTAACACTAGGAGGCACTGTCGCATTCTATACGTACACAACATATTTACAAAAGTTCATGGTAAACACAGTCGGTCTTCCAAAAGAAGTTGTAAGCTGGATTAACTTTGCCGCACTACTTATATTCGTTGTACTTCAACCAATTGCAGGGCTATTATCCGATAAAATTGGACGCCGCCCACTATTAATGGCTTTCGGTATTCTCGGAACGTTACTAACAGCACCAATCTTCTTCTTTATGGAAAAAACAACAGAACCAATCGTAGCATTTTTACTCATGATGGTCGGTCTCATTATCGTTACTGGCTACACTTCCATTAACGCAATTGTAAAAGCAGAACTATTCCCAACTGAAATTCGTGCACTCGGCGTAGGTTTACCATATGCACTAACCGTTGCGATATTCGGTGGAACAGCCGAGTTCATCGCATTATGGCTAAAGAGTATTGGAATGGAATCACTATTCTACTTCTATGTAGCTGGGTGTATCGCGATAAGCTTTATTACGTATTGGCGTATGGATGAGTCATCGAAGACTTCGCAGATTGAGGCGGAGCTTAATGGTGGAGATAAACTAGCTAATAATAAATCTAGTTAA
- the blaIII gene encoding class A beta-lactamase BlaIII — MFVLNKFFNILHYKKIVPVVLLSCVSLIGCSNSNTQSEPPKQTNQANQIKQENTGNQSFAKLEKEYDAKLGIYALDTGTNQTVAYHSDDRFAFASTSKSLAVGALLRKNSLEALDQRITYTHEDLSNYNPITEKHVDTGMTLKELADASVRYSDSTAHNLILKQLGGPSEFEKILREMGDTVTTSERFEPELNEVHPGETHDTSTPEAIAKTLQSFTLGTALPIEKRELLVDWMKRNTTGDKLIRAGVPKGWEVADKTGAGSYGTRNDIAIIWPPNKKPIVLAILSNHDKEDAKYDDKLIADATKVVLNTLKATE; from the coding sequence ATGTTCGTTTTAAACAAGTTCTTTAACATTTTACATTACAAAAAGATTGTGCCTGTAGTATTACTTTCATGTGTATCACTTATAGGCTGTTCCAATAGTAACACTCAATCTGAACCACCTAAACAAACGAATCAAGCTAATCAAATTAAACAAGAAAATACAGGTAATCAATCTTTCGCTAAACTTGAAAAAGAATATGATGCTAAGCTTGGTATTTATGCACTGGACACAGGTACGAATCAAACTGTTGCTTATCATTCAGATGATCGTTTTGCATTTGCATCTACATCTAAATCATTAGCTGTGGGCGCTCTTTTACGCAAGAACTCATTAGAAGCTCTTGATCAAAGGATTACGTATACTCATGAAGATCTTTCTAATTATAATCCAATTACTGAAAAGCATGTTGATACAGGAATGACGTTAAAAGAACTTGCAGATGCTTCTGTTCGATATAGTGACAGCACAGCACATAATTTGATTCTTAAACAGTTAGGGGGACCCTCTGAATTTGAAAAAATCTTGAGAGAAATGGGAGATACTGTTACTACTTCAGAACGATTTGAACCTGAATTAAATGAAGTGCATCCAGGAGAAACACATGATACCAGTACACCAGAAGCGATAGCTAAGACACTTCAATCATTTACATTAGGAACTGCACTTCCAATAGAAAAACGTGAACTATTAGTAGATTGGATGAAGAGAAATACAACTGGAGATAAATTGATTCGTGCGGGCGTACCAAAAGGATGGGAAGTAGCTGATAAAACAGGCGCGGGATCTTACGGAACAAGAAATGATATCGCAATTATTTGGCCACCAAATAAAAAGCCGATTGTTCTTGCTATACTTTCTAATCATGATAAAGAGGATGCTAAATACGATGATAAACTTATTGCAGACGCAACCAAAGTCGTGTTAAATACCTTAAAAGCTACGGAATAA